ttgaaaaacaatacaAGATGGTGGGGTTCAgacctttaatttttattatgctttaaatgaaacttcacaaatcgtcagtctctcaaacaaatttatacgcaccttgctatatatatatatatttttttttgctatatattcctaattgctctccccctaatgagacagctcactccttccctccactcttttcgtgtccattcggccagcttctgacccactcccctccagacaggagatgacaacatagtctcatgtctatttgagccaaaaagctcacttctcaccagtatcattttctatcttaaagtccaatccaatccctgtctgaggagttggctttgggaatggttcctgtcttgggctaacagaaggtctgaggaccatgaccaccggggtccttctagtctcagaccattaagtctggtctttttataagaatttggggtctgcatcccactgttctggtCCCtccggttctctgttgtgttcccttgtcAGGGGGCTCAGACTTCTTAATGaaaagaatttagagaccaaagaGCCAGGAAAATCCGACCTTTATTTCTTAAATACTGTGAAGGAAGAGGGGTCAAACGGTCCCCTGATGAGGCAGGGCCATAGAACAAAGAGCTAGGGATCGTCAGCGAAGGCCCGGTGGGCATTAGGGAAACGCTGGGGGCTGTAGTTGGGATCTTCCTGCAGTCGCTTTTGTATATCAGACCGGAGCTAGAGAGAGAGAACAGACAAGTTGGAGAAGCACTGGCTGAGGCCCCCTGGTCCCAGCAAGTACACAAGGCCATCCCTCAGGAACTAATACTCTTCCCCCAATAGGCATCACTGGGCCTTCCCAATGGCACTAGTAAAAAACACTTGCAACACCACCTAGTCCGACAATGACCAGTTCATCTCTGAAGGGATGGGGGAAGAAGGACCGTAGCCCAAGCCCTCCCACTAGACCATCCCTATTCTGCTTCGAGATGGGGGCACCTGCTGCCTGTAGCTCTCCTGAACCTCTGGTGCCTCCAGGTCCCGGCTCAGGCTCTCTGGGCTCGTCAGGGGCCGAGCTCCGGCTGCCTTAGCTGCACGGCTCACGGCCTCTGAGAGAAGCAGCTGGGGGCCCTCACCCTGCATAGTCTGGGGGATGGGGTTGGGGAGGGAAAAGAGGATCAACGTCAGATCCAGTGCCACCACCCAGCTCACCCTTTCCCTGAGTCAACCACTGACATCCCCATACTGACAAAGAAAAGGGGACTAGCCACAGGTGGTTTGGATAGCATATGCCTTCCTAATTCTTTTTGGCTCTGACCAAAAACAGAGTGTTCAAATGTGCTGAACTTGCTTTTCAAAAAAAGAGGAGCAGGATGGACCCAGCCATTTGGGATTCTGTGCTCACTCATCCACAAGATCAGCCCTCCTTAAGAAAATGGGCCCAGTCACCTGTGGATTAAGAAGCTGAGGGACTAAAACAGGACTACTAAAAAAGATAAACCTGTGTGGTTACATAAGAACCTCAAACAAATGCAAGTCCCAGAAAGGTTTCCTCATCAGCATTAAATAGTTTGAGTCTATGCATGACCAGGACATTTGGATAAAAGGGAATCCTCAGGTAAGAGTTAAACCAACCTTGCGTCTCTTGGCAGGCATACCGCTGAGGTAGGCATCACTCAGGGGAGGCTGCGGTTTCACCTTCCGTTGGCTCTGAATGTCCTGTTGGATAATAGGGACCCATTCCTGGGGAGGAAAGTAAGGTGAGGAAGCAGTGATTCCCGCAACTCTCAGCTGCCTTAGCCCACCAGGTCACATCCTGACACCTACTGGGGGGACTGCAGCTGCCCATGGTTCTGTCTCAGCTGAAGCTCCATCCTGCTCATCTCTGGAGCCCTCCTCAGGAGCAGGGGGTGGACCTCGGGACATGGCCTCTTCTGCTGTTGTTCCCGGGGCTGGAGAAGCATTCTCCCGCTGGGAGTCGGCAAGAAGATCCAGGCTTCAGAATTCTCAGCTGCCAGCCATCCTCCCCTAGCCCTCCACACTACCTGTCCCCTCAACCTCTCCCTCGTACCTGGGGCTCAGGGGAAGTTCTCTCTGCTCCCTGAACTTCCATGGGCTCCTCAGGAAGTGCCTGTGGAATTGGAAGGACGACAACACAAAAGGCCCTCTCAAATCTCTGCAGTTCCCTCAAGTCCCCTGGTCCCACAGCCCATGCATTAGGTATCAGGTCCCTTACCTGTGGGGGGTCACCAACCCTGCGAACGTATCTGAGGATGGCATCAGGGCCTACAGGCATGTGCTCCAGTACCACCTGAAGCCGCAGTCCCATCATAGTGGTCAGCCAGCTCACCAAGGACGGGTTCACCCCACGAGACATGCGGCGCTGAGAGAAACCAAACAGGCCGGCACCATAAAAAGACCTGCCACCCTTTGAAAGCTAGATCCAGGGTACAGATGGCAGTTtggaggagaaaaatgaaaactgtaCGATACTGAAAAGAATGGACACCTAAGGAAACAAGAACCAGGGCTGGGTGGTGCTTACGATTCGGCCATTGATGACAGCGGCAAGCTCCATCTGCTGTCCCCCCAAGCAGTGCAGGTTCAGGGCTAGGCATTCAAACAGGCCCTGGTTACACAGCTCCAGTAACCGGGCCCCAAATCCACTGTCTGTGGGCAAGACAGAAGGGGAATGAATGCTGGCACTTGGCAGCTCTGCCCCTCCAGCACGCCCCACATGCCCTGGCCCAGCCACCCTGACCTGTGCAGTGCAGCACGTGGGCAGCAATGCTATTAAACTGCTCTTGGAGAAATTCCAGGTTTGTCCGGATGATGTCCACACCTGGCTGAACCTGCACCAAAGACTGAGACAAGACACACAAAGACCCCAAAGTCAGGACCGCTGAGAGATCCAGAGTAAAGGAGGAGGGAGTAAGGAACAGCAGCCACCCTGACCAATCaggagaggaggggaaggaggaagggatacTCACAAAACTCTCCCGCACGTACTCTTCTAGCCCAGTGATCAACGTGTGGGTTGCTGTCTACAGGGGGAACAACACAGGTTTACTCCCAAGCCCCAGTCCTCAAGACATTTCCCTGCCACCACCCCTGTGGTTTAGGCTGAGGTGTCACAGCTTTAGCTAACAGATAAGCACAATCAGAGATAAGGAATTACGGGTGAGGAGAGGGAGGGCTCTGGGGCCGCGGGCCTTCATTTACCCGGATGTTACCAGGTGTGGGTTCCTGGCCACCCAGGTAGTGCTGGTGGAAGAAGGATCGCAGCTGGGGTTGGAGCCGCTGCAGTGGCTGGAAATGTCCGTGGAGAAGCATTACCACATCCACCATGGAGAAATTCTGGCACAAAAGAGATAGCAGAGCCCCAAAGAAGCCTAGGGGCAGGGGCAGAAGTTAGCGATGGCCTTTACCACCTGTCCTGTCCACCCACCACCAGTCCATCAGCCTCACCCCATCTTGGGAACATTCCCTAAACAAAAGCCATCTACAGTCTTCTGGCTGCCCCTTCCTGAAAAAGGCCAAGGCACCCCCATCATGCTCACCAAGGGCCCCATCAGCCCCTGGCTCAAAGATGTTGCTGGATCCACTGAGGCGTTGTATGAAGGCAGCGATACTTTCACTGCTGCCGGCCCGGGCTCCCAAGGAGCCCAGCAGGGAGCTCAGCACACCCTGCACCACCGAGGTAAAAAATTCCGGCGGCAGGCTCTCAGGACCCAGGCCTCCGGGGCTCCCCGCGCCTCCAGAAGGGGACCCTGGTCGGGGTGTGGCCTGCTGCTCTGGGgcaggaggtggtggtggaggtgggggcTGGGGTGGAGGGGCCGTCTGTGTTGCCTGGCAAGCAGAGAagtaataaagaacagaaaatgaaatgagaatgGGGACAAAAACATAAAATGGTATCAAGAAGGCACACATTAACAGGTGTCTGGTAAGGTGGGAAGTTACACCCTGGTCTTTACCCCTCAAAGCCAGATACTCACGGGCAAGTGCTCGAGAGCAGAGTTCAATGGGAAGGTTAGCCTGAGCAACTACCTCTGGCCCTCCTAAATGGTTCAGAGCACCAAGCAGTGACACTAGTTACTTAATTTCTTTCTCTGAGTCGCATTTCCTCCTCTTCCAATTGGGTGGCTCAGAGTCAAAGAAATTGCAGAGTTCCTTCCCACTCTGGCATGCGACCAGGGGGCTACAGCATAGTAAGCACATAATGGCAACCAGTTACCACTGCCTGACTCGGCAGGATGAGAGAAACAATGAGGTGAAGGTTAAGCCGGGTACTCACTTGCAAGAAGTCAGTCATGCCCTGGAGAAAGGCAGGTACCCCAGGCATTGCCACGGTGATAGTGGGGGAAGCCATACTAGGccctccagcccctggccccGCTGGCCCCAGGAGGTTTCCCAGGAGCTGAGAGAGTTGAAGATCAGCTGCAGAGGGTTGAGGGGGTGGAGGCTGGGCAGGCCCCCCGGGAGCAGGGCCAGCGGTGGTAGCTGTGTTGGTGGTGCCAGCACTGGCTGAAGCAGTGGCAGGGGCTGGAGGTGGAGCCATTCCTGGGGTCCCCTGAGCTGTAGGGACCAAAAGGAGAAAGTTGAaatctgaagaaaaataagacGCCACAGAAGGCCCACTTATGGTCTTTCCagcagaaaagcaaaaagaaaagtaagTACAGCAAGAACTGGGAAGTGACCGTAAACAAGCTAGCGAGGGAACGTCAAGACTTCAGAACCATGGAAACCTGCTAAGtttgaggtggagaaaaatgagaCTCACCCACAAGAACGGGCTGCATAAGAAGCTGCCCCACGAGGCCGCTCACCATTTGGGCCAAAGAGGTGTTGGTGCCCAGTCCAGTGCCCTgctaggaggagaggaagaacggATACTTTCAGTCCTGCCCTTACCATCTACCACATAGGACTGTCTCCCATGATTTTTCCCACTAGAACCCTCCCTCACCTACTCACCAGAGTCCCAGAGACTGGGGGGCCCCCAGGATGGGAAGGGCGAGCCTGTGGAGGGGTGGGCCGGGCAATCACCACCCGGGTCGGAGCTGTCGGGAAGCCTGGGACCTGCTGTCCTGTGGGTGACAGAGGGGAGAGACCGAAGACAGCTGAGGGCCGGGCCCTTGGCCCCCAGCCACCAGCACCCACTGCCTTGGACCATGCCCCACCTCCCAAGCCTCCCCTTCCAGGTCATTACCTGTGGCCGCGGAGGCAACTGCTGCCACCATGGCCTGATGAGTGATCTGGTGGGCGACGGCGTGCATGAACTCAGGGGACAGGGAGGGCAGCTGGATGAGGGTGGAGCCTGGGGGGCGGGTCTGATGTAACCTTGAACCTGGACCCCCTTCAACCCACCCACTCGGCCCTGCCCCTTCTCTACCCAGAGCTCAGCCTGCTTGATACCCTCATTCTTACCCAGCGTTTGGCCATGACCAGGGGGCCCCAGTGGGCCAGTGGGAGCACTCGGAACTCCGCCGGGCTGTGTGCCAGAATCTGGGcagggagacagagaaaaaaacgCCCTGAGACAGGCTAGGCAAGGCCTTGAGGCATCCTCCCAAGATCAGCCATTCTCCAAGCCTCACTCCTCCGACCAGAAAGActgcctttctctcctttccccctcACCACACAAGCACGTATTCAAGGACAAACCGTTCCCTGCTGTTCCTCCCCACGCACACTTTTGCTCTGATCCTAGGCTACCACCACCAGCAtgtcccttccccaccctcattCCCTCACCCCACAGCATCAAACTCACCCaccctcctcctgctgctcttCCCTGCCAGACCCTAACTCACCTTGAATGTTCATGTGCATCATGACCACGGGTTCCACGCTCTGGTGGGAAATGCGGATGACCCTCGGGTGGCTGGCGGCTGGCGGGGGAGCTGGCCCCGGGGGGGGTGCCCCCTCAGTTGAGGACTCAACAGTGGTAGAAGAGGGAGCCAGGGACGAGGCCTGCCCAGGACCAGGGGGAGGTGCCTCCGCACTGGCAGTTGTGGGGGGCCGAGTCCCATTCCCTGTCATGGTCACAGTGGTCCCCACATTGATCTAGAAGAAACAGACAGAAGGGACAAAAACTTAAGAGCTCAAGCCAGAGGACTCCATGATACACCTCTAAAATCTCTCCCATGCTTCATCATTTTCAAAGTCTCCCttctaacccagtgccgtcgaagcaCTCCGCAAACCCAAGGGCTACCCTAGGCCATCCCACCAACAACCCTCCATTGTCTCTCCGGCCAGGCTCCCCAGCCCACCTGGATGGGAATGGCCGCCTGCTGGAGCACCATGGGGGTGGTGTAGTGCGACATGGGCCGGACCACATGCAGGTGCCGTGGTGGTGCACAGGCCAGGTTGCAGCGCAGGTCAGACAGCGCCACGAAGGTGTTGCCCAGCAGCCGCAGGCTCTCCCCCACCATGTTGATCAACCGCTGGTCCTCCTCACGGCCCTCGTGCTGTACCCCCACACCAAACACAGAGACTA
This is a stretch of genomic DNA from Elephas maximus indicus isolate mEleMax1 chromosome 1, mEleMax1 primary haplotype, whole genome shotgun sequence. It encodes these proteins:
- the BAG6 gene encoding large proline-rich protein BAG6 isoform X13 is translated as MEPNDSTSTTMEEPDSLEVLVKTLDSQTRTFIVGAQMNVKEFKEHIAASVSIPSEKQRLIYQGRVLQDDKKLQEYNVGGKVIHLVERAPPQTQLPSSGASSGTGSPSATHGGGPPPGTRGPGASVHDRNANSYVMVGTFNLPSDGSAVDVHINMEQAPIQSEPRVRLVMAQHMIRDIQTLLSRMECRGGPQAQHSQPPPQTPTATPEPVALSSQTSEPAESEAPPREPMEAEEVEERAPAQSPELTPSGPAPAGPTPAPETNAPNHPSPAEYVEVLQELQRLESRLQPFLQRYYEVLGAAATTDYNNNHEGREEDQRLINMVGESLRLLGNTFVALSDLRCNLACAPPRHLHVVRPMSHYTTPMVLQQAAIPIQINVGTTVTMTGNGTRPPTTASAEAPPPGPGQASSLAPSSTTVESSTEGAPPPGPAPPPAASHPRVIRISHQSVEPVVMMHMNIQDSGTQPGGVPSAPTGPLGPPGHGQTLGQQVPGFPTAPTRVVIARPTPPQARPSHPGGPPVSGTLQGTGLGTNTSLAQMVSGLVGQLLMQPVLVAQGTPGMAPPPAPATASASAGTTNTATTAGPAPGGPAQPPPPQPSAADLQLSQLLGNLLGPAGPGAGGPSMASPTITVAMPGVPAFLQGMTDFLQATQTAPPPQPPPPPPPPAPEQQATPRPGSPSGGAGSPGGLGPESLPPEFFTSVVQGVLSSLLGSLGARAGSSESIAAFIQRLSGSSNIFEPGADGALGFFGALLSLLCQNFSMVDVVMLLHGHFQPLQRLQPQLRSFFHQHYLGGQEPTPGNIRTATHTLITGLEEYVRESFSLVQVQPGVDIIRTNLEFLQEQFNSIAAHVLHCTDSGFGARLLELCNQGLFECLALNLHCLGGQQMELAAVINGRIRRMSRGVNPSLVSWLTTMMGLRLQVVLEHMPVGPDAILRYVRRVGDPPQALPEEPMEVQGAERTSPEPQRENASPAPGTTAEEAMSRGPPPAPEEGSRDEQDGASAETEPWAAAVPPEWVPIIQQDIQSQRKVKPQPPLSDAYLSGMPAKRRKLRSDIQKRLQEDPNYSPQRFPNAHRAFADDP
- the BAG6 gene encoding large proline-rich protein BAG6 isoform X2, with product MEPNDSTSTTMEEPDSLEVLVKTLDSQTRTFIVGAQMNVKEFKEHIAASVSIPSEKQRLIYQGRVLQDDKKLQEYNVGGKVIHLVERAPPQTQLPSSGASSGTGSPSATHGGGPPPGTRGPGASVHDRNANSYVMVGTFNLPSDGSAVDVHINMEQAPIQSEPRVRLVMAQHMIRDIQTLLSRMECRGGPQAQHSQPPPQTPTATPEPVALSSQTSEPAESEAPPREPMEAEEVEERAPAQSPELTPSGPAPAGPTPAPETNAPNHPSPAEYVEVLQELQRLESRLQPFLQRYYEVLGAAATTDYNNNHEGREEDQRLINMVGESLRLLGNTFVALSDLRCNLACAPPRHLHVVRPMSHYTTPMVLQQAAIPIQINVGTTVTMTGNGTRPPTTASAEAPPPGPGQASSLAPSSTTVESSTEGAPPPGPAPPPAASHPRVIRISHQSVEPVVMMHMNIQDSGTQPGGVPSAPTGPLGPPGHGQTLGSTLIQLPSLSPEFMHAVAHQITHQAMVAAVASAATGQQVPGFPTAPTRVVIARPTPPQARPSHPGGPPVSGTLGTGLGTNTSLAQMVSGLVGQLLMQPVLVAQGTPGMAPPPAPATASASAGTTNTATTAGPAPGGPAQPPPPQPSAADLQLSQLLGNLLGPAGPGAGGPSMASPTITVAMPGVPAFLQGMTDFLQATQTAPPPQPPPPPPPPAPEQQATPRPGSPSGGAGSPGGLGPESLPPEFFTSVVQGVLSSLLGSLGARAGSSESIAAFIQRLSGSSNIFEPGADGALGFFGALLSLLCQNFSMVDVVMLLHGHFQPLQRLQPQLRSFFHQHYLGGQEPTPGNIRTATHTLITGLEEYVRESFSLVQVQPGVDIIRTNLEFLQEQFNSIAAHVLHCTDSGFGARLLELCNQGLFECLALNLHCLGGQQMELAAVINGRIRRMSRGVNPSLVSWLTTMMGLRLQVVLEHMPVGPDAILRYVRRVGDPPQALPEEPMEVQGAERTSPEPQRENASPAPGTTAEEAMSRGPPPAPEEGSRDEQDGASAETEPWAAAVPPEWVPIIQQDIQSQRKVKPQPPLSDAYLSGMPAKRRKTMQGEGPQLLLSEAVSRAAKAAGARPLTSPESLSRDLEAPEVQESYRQQLRSDIQKRLQEDPNYSPQRFPNAHRAFADDP